In the genome of Christensenella timonensis, one region contains:
- a CDS encoding GGGtGRT protein encodes MATFEGYERRIAQIEKCMKEYGFSSLDEVKQYTIDKGLDVDGIVRGIQPIAFENAVWAYTLGAAVALKKGCAKASEAACAIGIGLQAFCIPGSVAEQRLVGLGHGNLAAMLLEEQTRCFCFLAGHESFAAAEGAIGIAKTANKVRKENLQVILNGLGKDAATIISRINGFTYVETDYDYATGKLNIVSETKYSDGDRSKVRCYGCDDVNEGVAVMRHEGVDVSITGNSTNPTRFQHPVAGTYKKWAIENGKKYFSVASGGGTGRTLHPDNMAAGPASYGMTDTMGRMHGDAQFAGSSSVPAHVEMMGLIGMGNNPMVGASVAVAVAVEEAMK; translated from the coding sequence ATGGCAACATTTGAAGGTTATGAAAGAAGAATTGCCCAGATCGAAAAATGCATGAAGGAATACGGGTTTTCTTCTCTTGACGAAGTAAAACAGTACACGATCGATAAAGGTCTTGACGTAGACGGCATCGTCCGCGGCATCCAGCCCATCGCTTTTGAAAATGCGGTTTGGGCGTATACGCTGGGCGCGGCAGTCGCGCTCAAAAAAGGCTGCGCGAAGGCTTCCGAAGCGGCTTGCGCAATCGGCATCGGCCTGCAGGCGTTCTGCATCCCCGGCTCCGTTGCGGAGCAGCGTCTCGTTGGCCTTGGCCACGGAAACCTGGCCGCCATGCTTTTGGAAGAACAGACACGGTGCTTCTGCTTCCTCGCCGGCCACGAATCCTTCGCAGCGGCGGAAGGCGCGATCGGCATCGCAAAGACGGCGAACAAAGTCCGCAAGGAAAACCTGCAGGTTATCTTAAACGGCCTTGGCAAAGACGCCGCGACGATCATTTCCCGCATCAACGGCTTTACCTATGTTGAAACGGATTATGATTACGCGACAGGCAAGCTCAACATTGTTTCCGAAACAAAGTATTCGGACGGCGACCGTTCCAAAGTGCGCTGCTATGGCTGCGATGACGTAAACGAAGGCGTCGCGGTCATGCGCCACGAGGGCGTGGACGTTTCCATCACAGGCAACTCCACCAACCCGACGCGTTTCCAGCACCCGGTTGCGGGCACCTACAAAAAGTGGGCGATCGAAAACGGCAAGAAATACTTCTCCGTCGCTTCGGGCGGCGGCACAGGTCGTACGCTGCACCCCGATAACATGGCCGCAGGCCCGGCTTCTTACGGCATGACGGATACCATGGGACGTATGCACGGCGACGCACAGTTCGCCGGCAGCTCTTCCGTTCCGGCCCACGTAGAAATGATGGGCCTCATCGGCATGGGCAACAACCCGATGGTCGGCGCTTCCGTGGCGGTGGCCGTTGCGGTGGAAGAAGCGATGAAATAA
- a CDS encoding iron-sulfur cluster assembly scaffold protein gives MQYSKEVEEMVCVKKGPHHGPAPIPEEGKWVKSKQITDISGLTHGVGWCAPQQGMCKLTLNVKDGIIEEALIETSGCSGMTHSAAMAGEAIVGKTLLEALNTDLVCDAINTAMRELFLQIAYGRTQTAFSEGGLPIGAGLEDLGKGLRSQVGTIFSTNAKGVRYLELAEGYILEMALDKNDEVIGYKFVRMGKMMEDIRNGVEPKVAYEKNIGTYGRYEDAVKYIDPRKE, from the coding sequence ATGCAATACTCAAAAGAAGTAGAAGAAATGGTATGCGTGAAAAAGGGACCGCACCACGGCCCTGCTCCGATACCTGAAGAAGGCAAATGGGTAAAATCCAAACAGATCACAGACATCTCCGGTCTTACGCACGGTGTAGGCTGGTGCGCTCCGCAGCAAGGTATGTGTAAGCTCACGCTCAACGTAAAAGACGGCATCATCGAAGAAGCGTTGATCGAAACCAGCGGCTGCTCGGGCATGACGCACTCCGCCGCTATGGCTGGCGAAGCGATCGTCGGCAAGACGCTCTTAGAGGCGCTCAACACCGACCTCGTGTGCGACGCGATCAACACGGCAATGCGCGAGCTGTTCCTGCAGATCGCTTACGGTCGTACGCAGACGGCGTTCTCCGAAGGCGGGCTGCCCATTGGCGCGGGTCTTGAAGACCTCGGCAAAGGGCTCCGTTCGCAGGTGGGTACCATTTTCTCCACCAATGCAAAGGGCGTTCGTTATTTAGAGCTTGCCGAAGGTTACATCCTCGAGATGGCGCTCGACAAAAACGACGAAGTCATCGGCTACAAATTCGTACGCATGGGCAAGATGATGGAAGATATCCGTAACGGCGTGGAACCGAAGGTTGCTTACGAGAAGAACATCGGTACATACGGCAGGTACGAGGACGCGGTCAAATACATCGACCCGCGCAAAGAATAA
- a CDS encoding SLOG family protein: MNKETTCCFTGHRPHKVPLLGDRADPRCKELENTLSLEILAKALVFHCDTFLCGMAQGTDMLCGDLVLRLRHIYKLPLRLICVIPCLSQAQDWDAGAQAHYKWLLSQADGSVLLQRGYTDGCYLKRNEWMVAHSAHMVALLDPHIYGGTAYTVSLARKSGLNVSVVRPPV, translated from the coding sequence ATGAATAAAGAAACGACCTGTTGTTTTACCGGCCACCGCCCGCACAAAGTCCCGCTGCTCGGCGACCGTGCCGACCCGCGCTGCAAGGAGCTTGAAAATACCCTTTCCCTCGAGATTCTGGCCAAAGCCCTCGTGTTCCATTGCGATACCTTTTTGTGCGGCATGGCCCAGGGCACGGACATGCTGTGCGGCGATCTCGTCTTGCGCCTGCGCCATATCTATAAACTTCCCCTGCGCCTCATTTGCGTGATCCCCTGCCTCTCACAGGCGCAGGACTGGGACGCCGGCGCGCAGGCGCATTACAAATGGCTGCTTTCGCAGGCGGACGGCAGCGTTCTTTTGCAGCGCGGCTATACGGACGGCTGCTACCTGAAGCGCAACGAATGGATGGTCGCACATTCCGCGCACATGGTCGCCCTGCTCGACCCGCACATTTACGGCGGAACAGCTTATACGGTGTCGCTCGCGCGTAAAAGCGGCCTAAACGTGAGCGTCGTCCGCCCGCCCGTATGA
- a CDS encoding helix-turn-helix domain-containing protein produces MEKTYRIRIRELREDHDLSQAKVAEVLGTSQQMYSRYETGEHEMPIMHLVTLAKFYRVSADYILGLSNRK; encoded by the coding sequence ATGGAAAAAACATATCGGATCCGCATTCGAGAATTACGCGAAGATCATGACTTATCGCAGGCAAAGGTAGCAGAAGTATTAGGAACCTCACAACAAATGTATTCGAGATATGAAACCGGCGAACATGAAATGCCGATCATGCACCTTGTTACGCTCGCGAAATTTTACCGCGTGTCGGCGGATTACATTTTGGGCTTGAGCAACAGGAAATAG
- a CDS encoding alpha/beta hydrolase codes for MTWLWIVIAAVIVAFFIVVLVAANKIFDVAVNAQKTKEKVLKTNANKKDADAQAKQDEKARAREWLSGQDFVMHTQTAFDGLKLVARELPPAKPSHVWVVCIHGFSGSGLSLGVAARHWHGKGYHVFLPDLRGSGDSEGDYYGMGWLDRKDIIQWICGTVLKKDPQAQIVLHGVSMGAATVMMTTGETLPPNVRAAIEDCGYTSVWEEFTIQLKKVFGLPQFPIMHIANGMAKRRAGYSFKEASSVAQVEKSQTPTLFIHGDADTFVPFFMLDEVYGAAVCEKEKLVVHGAQHGESATLEPELYWKTAEAFIGRYLD; via the coding sequence ATGACGTGGTTATGGATCGTGATCGCTGCTGTGATCGTCGCCTTTTTTATCGTTGTACTGGTGGCGGCAAACAAAATTTTTGATGTGGCGGTAAACGCCCAAAAGACAAAGGAAAAAGTCCTCAAGACCAATGCAAACAAGAAGGATGCGGACGCGCAGGCAAAGCAGGACGAAAAAGCGCGGGCGCGCGAATGGCTTTCAGGGCAGGATTTTGTGATGCATACGCAGACCGCCTTTGACGGCCTGAAGCTTGTGGCGCGCGAGCTGCCGCCTGCAAAGCCGTCGCATGTATGGGTGGTTTGCATCCATGGGTTTTCGGGAAGCGGCTTAAGCCTTGGCGTGGCGGCAAGGCACTGGCATGGCAAAGGCTACCATGTGTTTTTGCCAGACCTGCGCGGAAGCGGGGACAGCGAGGGAGACTATTACGGCATGGGCTGGCTCGACAGGAAGGACATCATACAATGGATTTGCGGTACCGTCCTGAAAAAAGACCCGCAGGCACAGATCGTGCTGCACGGGGTATCGATGGGGGCGGCGACCGTTATGATGACGACGGGGGAAACGCTGCCGCCGAATGTGCGCGCGGCCATCGAGGACTGCGGTTATACCTCCGTATGGGAGGAATTCACGATACAACTGAAAAAGGTATTCGGTTTGCCGCAATTCCCGATCATGCACATCGCGAACGGGATGGCAAAGCGCCGGGCGGGGTATTCCTTCAAGGAGGCATCCTCGGTCGCGCAGGTGGAAAAATCGCAGACGCCGACCCTTTTCATCCACGGCGACGCAGATACGTTCGTACCGTTTTTTATGCTTGACGAGGTGTATGGCGCGGCGGTGTGTGAAAAGGAAAAGCTGGTGGTGCACGGCGCACAGCACGGCGAATCTGCGACGCTGGAGCCGGAGCTTTACTGGAAAACGGCGGAGGCATTTATTGGGCGTTACCTGGACTAG
- a CDS encoding desulfoferrodoxin family protein: MNIYKCKQNDATLVQLNCNEVTFDGLEALDTDTASGDPEKHVPVLEFSGDTLHVKVGKAPHPMTPQHYIEWILVKTEDGGLYRTNTPDGLPEALFSLNQEKVVEVYAYCNIHGLWKAEQTDSDRDLEKIVCSAEFSDTCIDT; this comes from the coding sequence GTGAATATTTATAAATGCAAGCAAAACGACGCGACGCTCGTGCAGCTCAACTGCAACGAGGTGACGTTTGACGGCCTTGAAGCGTTGGACACCGATACGGCGAGCGGAGACCCGGAAAAACACGTCCCCGTACTGGAATTTTCAGGGGATACGCTCCATGTAAAGGTGGGAAAGGCGCCGCACCCGATGACCCCGCAGCATTATATCGAGTGGATATTGGTCAAGACGGAGGACGGCGGGCTTTACCGCACGAACACGCCGGACGGCCTGCCGGAGGCGCTGTTCTCCCTGAACCAGGAAAAGGTCGTCGAGGTATATGCCTATTGCAACATACACGGTTTATGGAAAGCGGAGCAGACCGACAGCGACCGCGACCTGGAAAAAATCGTATGTTCGGCGGAATTTTCGGACACCTGTATAGATACATGA